The stretch of DNA ATCCTTCTCAAAAATCAATCTTTGAAAGTTTCTTTGGTAATGTGACGGATGATATCCAGACTTCGATTCTTAAAAAAGAGTTAGGTCCGGAATACAAGATCTACGAACAAATTAAAAAAGTTTCACAGTTAAAAGGCGTTCAAGCACGCATGCCGTTTGAGTTTTCAGTAAATTAAGCTTATAACTTCATCCAAATAAACTAAAATCCCTATATGAAACGATCAGCCACCGCAATCTGGAAAGGTTCAGGAAAAGAAGGAACCGGAACCCTTTCTACTCAAAGTACAGTTTTAAATAATACACAGTATTCATTTAACAGCCGTTTTGCTGAAGGTATTGGAACCAATCCGGAAGAGCTAATTGCTGCTGCTCATTCAGGTTGTTTTACGATGAAGCTGAGCTTTTCATTAAATGAAGCAGGCTTTACTGCCGATGAAATCAACACTCAATGTGCTATAACATTTGAAAATGGTGCATTAGTTGAAAGCCATTTAACAGTAAAAGCTAAAGTTCCGGGCATTGATGCCGCAATATTTCAGGAATGCGCAAAAGATGCAGAACTTAACTGCCCGATTTCAAAAGTTTTAAATACAAAGATTACGATGGAAGCTGAATTGATTTCATAATTTGTATCAATTCTGATTCTTTAAAAAATAAAAACGACTGAGTTTTTCAGTCGTTTTTTTATTTTCATGCTATCAACAAGATTGGATAAAATTATAGCACCGGTTTCTGATAACTGGTAACTTATAGCTAATATTGCAGTAATGGAAAACAAGATGATTGCCCGCACATTGCGTTTATTATCGCAATTAATGGAGTTACAGGAAGAAAATCCGTTTAAAATAAAATCAGTAGCCAATGCAGCTTTTAAAATAGACAAGTCTGCGGTTAAAATCAGCACCCTCCCGCTTGAACAACTTGAAAAAGTGGATGGTATTGGTAAAAGTATCGCACTTAAAGTTGATGAGCTTAATCAAACCGGATCTATTGAAGAGCTCACGCAATTATTGCAAATAACTCCTTCCGGAATTGTTGAAATGCTGACAATAAAAGGATTAGGACCTAAAAAAGTGCAGATCATCTGGAAACAACTTGGTATTGAGAGCATTGGTGAACTTTATTACGCTTGCAATGAAAATCGATTAGTTGAGGCTAAAGGGTTTGGATTGAGGACCCAGGAAGATATTAAACGCATCATTGAGTTTACCATGTCGAATATTGGTAAATTATTATACGCGCGAGCTGAAGAAGTTGCAGATAAACTTATTGACCTATTAAACTCACTTTCAGGAGTTTTCGAAGTTAAAGTTGCCGGACAAATGGCCAGAAAATGTGAGATTATTGATATTTTCAGCTTTGTTATTGCTACTGAGAATCCTTCATTAGTTATCGAACAATTAAATACGACAGAACATTTTACAGGAACTTCAATACAAGAGAATACCTGGAATGGCTCTTTCGACAATTTTCAACTTGAATTAGTGCTTTCTGCACCCGCTGAACTTACGTGGAATGCATTTGTTGCAACAGGAAGCAGCTCACATGTTCAGTTAATCTCCGCTTCCGACAGTCTTGACGAGCTTAAGTTATTAACATCTGAACAATCAATTTATGAATCTGTTAACTGGCCTTACATCATACCTGAATTAAGAGAGGATTGGGACGAAAATAAGCTAAAATCTATAGATCATGGTAATATTATAGTTCTAGAAGACCTAAAAGGAACAATACATAATCACAGTACTTACAGTGATGGAATTCATACTTTGCGAGAGATGGCATTGTACTGCAAGGACTTAGGTTATGAATATTTAGGTATTTGTGATCACTCTAAGTCTGCATTCTATGCAAATGGATTATTTGAAGACCGGGTTGCAAAACAGCATGCAGAAATTGATCAATTAAATATTGAGCTTGCTCCTTTCCGCATTTTTAAGGGAATTGAGTCTGATATTTTGTATGATGGCGCTCTTGATTATGCTGACAATGTACTTGCAAGTTTCGATTTAGTAGTTGCTTCGGTGCATTCACAATTAAAAATGACTCAAGAAAAAGCAACTGAACGTTTACTAAAAGCTATTGAAAATCCGTACACAACGGTACTGGGCCACCCTACCGGACGTTTATTATTGGCTCGTGAAGGTTATTCAATTGACCATAAATTAATCATAGATGCTTGTGCTGCAAATAATGTAGTTATCGAACTAAATTCAAATCCTTTGCGTTTAGATATGGATTGGAAATGGATCGATTATGCATTAAGCAAAAATGTAATGATCTCTATCAATCCTGATGCCCACCGTAAAGAAGGTATTCATGATATGAAATATGGCGTACATGTTGCACGAAAAGCTGGATTAACTAAAAATATGTGCTTTAATGCATTGTCGGCAGTGGAAATTGCTGCTAAATTTGCGACAAAAAAGTCAAAATAGATTTTCAGCATCTATATTAGCTTATTGAACCATACAAATGACTCCAAAAACTAAAATTTTAATCATACGTTTCTCTTCTATCGGTGATATAGTTTGGACTACCCCCGTAATAAGGGCAGTAAAAGAGCAATTGCCAAATGTTGAACTGCATTTTGCAGTAAAATCTGTTTTTAAGGATGTTGTTAAAGCAAACCCCTATATCGATAAACTGCATTTACTTACGAATGACAATTTAAATCAGTTAATCGAATCTTGGAAAGATGAAAAATTTGATTACGTTATTGATCTTCATAAAAATCTGCGAACGGCAAAAATAAAATGGAAGTTAAAGGCTAAAACTTATACTTATACCAAGCTTAGCCTTCAACGATTTTTCTTCACACGTTTTCAATGGAAAATAATGCCCGATTGGCACATTGTTGACCGGTATATGAAAACAGTTGAGCCATTAGGTGTTGAGAATGATGGAAAAGGACTGGATTATTTCTTTCTACCGGAAGATGAAATTGCTACGGCGAATTTACCGGCACCATTGCAAAACGGATTTGACGTTTTTGTAATTGGAGGAAGTGCATTTACTAAACTACTCCCATTTAATAAGATGACCGAATTATGCGATAAAATCGCCCGACCGGTAATTTTAGTTGGAGGTAAAGAGGATATTGAAACCGGAGATTTACTTGAAGAACATTACAAACAAAAAGCGATTGAAAACCCGGAAAGCAATGTACCTGCAGTAATTAATTATTCTGGCAAACTAACTATCAGTCAATCAGCATGGTTGGTTAAGCAGGCAGGGCGAGTTTTTGGGCATGATACAGGGTTAACGCATATTGGAGCTGCTTTTCACGAAACAGTGTATTCAATTTGGGGAACAACCTCTCCTGTCGGTTTCCGTCCATATTGCAAAAATCCTGTAATTTTTGAGAATAATAACCTTAATTGCCGTCCATGTTCTAAAGCAGGCAGAAATTCTTGTCCCAAAAATCACTTTAAATGCATGAAAGAGATTGAATTTAATTTCTAACCAATTACAATGAAAACATTATACCTTGTCAGACATGCAAAATCAGATAAAACGATAACCGGTATCTCTGATTTTGAAAGACCCTTGAATGATCGTGGATTGAGAGACGCTCCTGCTATGGCAAAAATCTTAGCAAAAAAAGTAAACTCGCCCGATTTGATCTTATCAAGCCCTGCGGTAAGAGCATTAACAACGGCTCAGCTTTTTGCCGAACCCTTAAATTATAAGGCAGAAAAAATACAGCAATGTGCAGAAATTTATGAAGCCGGAGTTTCAACGTTATTGAAAACCATCAATGAAATTGACGACAGGAACAACTGTGTAGTTATGTTTGGACATAATCCAGGGTTAACAGATCTATTTAATTACTTAACTGACAACGACTTGATCAACCTACCTACCTCAGGAATCGTGAAGATAGATTTTGATCTGGATAGCTGGAAACTCGTTAGTCACGGAATAGGAATTTCAACTTATATTGACTATCCGAAGAAGGTTTGAGATGGTTTTGGGATATGAGATGTGAGATGCGAGATAACTAAACTTAATATTTTATGAGATAACTATATATTTTGAGATTTAAGATAACTGAACTTAAGATTTTAGAGATCGCTATATGATTGTTCAATGAATATAGAGATGTGAGATAAAGTATCAACAACACATGTCTCACATCTCAAATCCCATATCTCATATCTAAACAAAAAAAGAGCCCTGATCCGCCGGGCGACGGCATCAGGGCTCGGGACCAATTTATCAATAAACCTTATGATTGAGGTACATACACATTACGACGACTAGAATAAGTTTCGTCGTGTTGGCTCAGATCAAGACCAATGTTTTCATTCTCTTCGTCTACCCGTAATCCGATTAAAGCATTAGCAATCTTGAAAATTACCCATGAAACACAGAAGCTATAAGCTACTACAATTAATAAAGCGATCAGGTGCTTGTTAAACAAATCTATTCCTCCATAAAACAATCCATCTGCTCCGGCAGGATTAATTGTTTTATTAGCAAAAACACCAGTCAACAACATTCCTATAATTCCACCTAACCCGTGACAAGGGAAAACATCCAACGTATCATCAATAGATGTTTTTGATTTCCAGTGAACAGCCAGGTTAGAAATAATACTTGTTACAGCACCGATAAATATACTCGGACCGATTGCTACAAAGCCGGCTCCCGGTGTAATGGCAACCAAACCAACTACAGCACCGATGCAAGCACCCAAAGCAGAAGGTTTTCTGCCTCGGGCAGCATCGAAGAAAATCCAGCTTAACGCAGCAGAAGCAGAAGCTACTGCGGTAGTGGCAAATGCATACACAGCCAGTGAAGATGCAGATAACGCCGAACCAGCATTAAACCCAAACCATCCAAACCACAACATACCGGTTCCAAGAATTACATAAGGGATATTAGCGGGAAAAATACTATTACCTTTTAAAAGATCCTGACGAGGCTTAAGCACCAGAGCTCCGGCAAGTGCTGCACAACCTGCCGAAATGTGTACAACCGTTCCACCAGCAAAATCCAGAACACCCATTTTAAACAAGAACCCTTCCGGATGCCAGGTCCAGTGAGCAAGTGGAGTATAAACAAATAATGTAAACAAGATCATTACCAGTAAATAACCGGCAAATTTTATGCGTTCAGCTACCGCACCAACTACAATTGCCGGTGTTATAATAGCGAACTTTAATTGAAAAATTGCAAAAAGCATCAATGGTATTGTGGGAGCCAGCTTCCATGGAGCACCACTAAACACATGATTAAACATAAAAAATGTTTTAGGACTTCCAATAAAACCACCAACATCATCACCAAAAGCCAAACTAAATCCTACTACCACCCATAATACTGTAATAACACCTAAAGCGATAAAACTTGACAGCATGGTTGAAATAATATTCTTTTTATTAACCATTCCACCATAAAAAAAGGCTAAACCTGGCGTCATAAAGAAAACCATAGCCGAAGCAGTTAAAATCCATGCTATATCCGCAGGAACAATTGCTGAATTATCAGCATTCCCGCCCGAAACTGGAGCGAAAAGACCAACAACAGAAATCAACAGCAAAATAAACAGAAAAAAATGCCACTTTTTAGCCATAACTTGAAATATTATTTTCTTTATGGCTCAAAAATAAGATTAAATTTTATTTATCCATATAAAATTGAATAAAAAATAATCTTTTATTAGAATTTCAAGAAATAACTGTATAATATTTACCAGGTAACTGCTTAATAAGACTATTAAACTCTAATTGAAGAAGTATTTTTGAAACAAAACTACACGAAAACCCACATTTAAAGATTAAATCATCTATATAAATAGACTTTTCAGCAGAAATTATATCAAAAACAAACTTTTCATCCTTTGATAACTCAACAAATAACGAAATCGTCTTAATATTAGACTTTACTTTATCTTCCCACAGCATAAAACTGACAAAATCTTTGGCAGAAGTGATTATTTGTGCTTTGTTATCTCTGATGAGATTATTGCATCCAATAGAGTAATCATCATTAACTCTACCCGGAACTGCAAATACATCCTTATTATAACTATTGGCAATATCCGCAGTTATTAACGCCCCACCCGATTCTCCTGCTTCAATAACAATAGTAGCATCAGCTATTCCAGCTACAATCCTGTTGCGTTTAGGGAAGTTTTCACGATCTGCATTGGTTTCAGAAGGAAATTCACTTAGCAATCCACCTGTTTCCAACATTTTCTCAGCAATACTTCTATGTGTTCCCGGGTAAATTTTATCCAAACCATGAGCTAATACTCCTATTGTAGATAAATTATTTCTAAGCGCTTCCTTATGAGCCGCTATATCTATTCCATAAGCCAAACCACTAACAATAATTGGATTGTACTGACAAATACCTTCAACAAAACGACGGGTAAATTCCTTTCCATACTCCGTTGCTTTTCGGGAACCAACAATATTGATGATCCGTTGCCTGTTTAAATCACAATTTCCTTTAAAATAGATCAATATTGGAGCATCATTACAGTTTTTCAACCTTTTAGGATACTGAGGATCCGCATAAAAATAGGTTTCGATACCGTACCGCTCAATAAATCTAATTTCTTTTTCAGCCCTTAAGAGTACTGCTCTATCCTTAATAGCTTCAACTATTTTAGGTCCGATACCAGGAATTTTTAAAAGACTGATTTTTTTAGTGGTAAAAACAGCTTCAGCGGAACCGCAATAGCTAATTAGATTGCGTGCAAGGATGTCGCCAACCCCAGAAATCTGAGTTAACGCAATTTGATGTAATAAAGACAAGGTAGAATAAATTAATAAAGTACATAATTGTATACCTGTCCGTAAAAAACAGCAACAGGTATCAATTAGAAAAATTAAATAGCAGCTAACAATTATAATATTCCTTTATCTATACATAAGGAATGTGCAATACATATTTTGTTTCAAAGAAATCTTCTTTAAAGAAATCGCCTAATGGATACATAACAACCTGCTTGTTAATTTCAGCAATCTCTTCTTCTAAATCACCTCCTTTTAAATATAAAATTCCATTCGCAAGTTTATTTTTGCTTTCAGTAAGAAATTTACCTTTTACCCACGGACAAAAATTGTTTAACCGGGTAACAGCCCTCGAAACTACAAAGTCATATTTTTCATTTATTGTCTCAGCACGTGCATGTTCAGTTTTAACATTGGTAAGTCCTAATCCTTTGGCAACTTCTTCAACTACTTTTATTTTTTTCCCGATCGAATCAACTAAATGAAAAGAAACCTCAGGAAACAAAATAGCCAACGGAATACCCGGAAACCCACCACCAGTACCAATATCCAATATTTTTGTTCCAGCAGAAAACGTAATAACTTTTGCTATACCCAATGAATGCAATACATGGCGTTCATAAAGTTCTTCAATATCTTTTCTGGATACCACATTGATTTTTTCATTCCACTCAGCATATAAATTAAACAGTTTACTAAATTGTTCCTTTTGAGTAGTTGTAAGATCAGGAAAGTATTTTAGAATGATATCCATTATGAAAAGCGATTTATAGCTTACATTGTTACCCAATGTAACTATATATTATTTTTTGTATTTCGGAGTGTATTAAATAAGAGATCACGGGCACGGAACAACTGCGCTTTTACTGTTCCCAAAGGCAGATCAAGTTCTTTTGCTATTTCTTCGTATGAGTATTCTTCAAAATAGCGCAAGATCACCAAACGCTTATAACGGATAGGCAAGCCTTCAACAACATTTTTTAATAATGCAGCTTTTTGTTTACGGATAATACTTTCTTCAGGAGTTGGAGTATACCCGGCAACATCAAAGCTTTTTCCCGACTCTTCATCATCATCCATTGGTTCATCAATCGATAATGTTGCAATACGTTTCTTTTTAAGAAAATCAATACAGTTATTGGTTGCTATCTTAAACAACCAGGTACTAAAGGCAAATGTTGGTTGATACTTATCCAGATTTCTGAATGCTTTCGCAAATGTTTCAATCGTAAGGTCGTTGGCATCTTCCTTATTATTGACCATTTTCAGCAACATAAAATAAATCGAATCTCTGTAACGCGACATCAAAGCCCCATAGGCTTTTTGGTCACCTTCAATTGCTTGCTTAACGAGGTTTAAGTCGTTTACTGCATTGGTGGAGAAATTAGGATTTATTTCCATCGAACTTTACTTGCAGAAGGTTTAACCAAAGTCATTAACACTAAGTATAAGTTATAAACAAAATCATACAAAAACGAGAAGAACCAAAGATCTTGTACCTGAAGTTTTTGCATGGCTTTTCTATAAGTTATAGTTAAAAATATTAAATGTAAACCAAATATAGTAAGTACAACTTCGTAATTAATCTTCAAAATTAACGCTGCAATAAATACACCGTAAAATAATAATGCATTAATTGTTCTGATCGACAACATACATTTGTGATAAGGCTTATAAAATTTACCAACGCTCATATGTCTGCGCTTTTGTTGCCAGAACTCACTAAATGTATTTTTAGGTTCACTTAGCATCGCAGCCTCTTTAGAAACCTCAATGCGAGTGTTTAAAGCCGTTGCGTGAGCGTTTACGAACAAATCATCATCACCAGAAGGTAAATGCATATGACTTGCAAAACCTTTATTTCTGAAAAATAAGTCTTTTCTGTATGACAGGTTACGACCTACTCCCATATAAGGTTTTCCGGCATTGGCAAAAGATAAATAATTTAATGCCGTCATAAAGGTTTCGAAACGAATGAACTTATTTAAAAAACCCGATTGTTTACTATATGGTGAGTAACCTAAAACAATTTCCGTGTCATTATTATAATTCTCCACCATTTTAGCTACCCATAGGTTGCTTAGCGGTAAACAATCAGCATCCGTTAATAATAATAAGTCATATTTTGAAGCCTTAATTCCTAAGGTTAAAGCGAATTTTTTACCGTGTCTGTATTTGTCATTTTCTTCCAGTTGAACAATGCGCAGGTTTTTATATTTGGCCGCGATAGCATCCAACACATCTTTTGAGTCATCGTAAGAACAATCGTTTACAACAATAACTTCAAACTCCGGATAATCCTGTTCTAAAATAGCAGGAAGGTTTTTTTCCAGATTCGCGGATTCATTACGGGCACAAATAACAATGCTTACCGGCTCGTTTTTAACAAGGCGACTTTCCTCCTGTTTTTTAAATGCAAACTTGTTATACAATAAAAACAAATAGGCACAGTTAATAAGAAAAGTTGCCGTTAAAACAGCCAATAATGTTATGGATAAAGGCGTAAGTTCTATAGGCATGGTTTGATAAAAAAATATGGGCAAAGAAAACATTTTAATTCTAATGTTCATGAGTTGTTGATAAATTAATTGCACAAAAGTGTGCAATATCAGCCCCTAATTGCTGATTTATAAGTGATTGCCACAACAAGACAAAGTTCTCTTTTTACACTTTCCTACCTCCCTTTTTGTCTTCAAAAGCCTTACTCATAACTAAACACTATATTTGCGGGTTGAAAATTTTAGCAAAAAGCATTTCATGAAGTTTGATTTAGTAGTAACTGATAATAGTTCAAGTGCCAGAGCCGGTTTAATGCAAACCGACCACGGTACAATTGAAACCCCGATTTTTATGCCTGTAGGTACGGCAGGAACGGTTAAAGCCGTTCATCAACGCGAATTAAAAGATGATATAGAGGCACAGATTATTTTAGGTAATACCTACCACTTATACCTGCGTCCGGGTTTGGACACCATACAAAAGGCAGGTGGTTTACATAAATTTAATGGATGGGAACACCCGATACTAACTGATAGCGGTGGTTACCAGGTATACTCCTTATCTGATATCAGAAAGATCAAAGAAGAAGGCGCTACATTTCAATCGCATATCGACGGATCAAAGCATTTGTTCACTCCTGAAAATGTAATGGATATACAGCGTGTGATTGGAGCTGATATTATAATGGCATTTGATGAATGTACTCCTTATCCATGCGAATATACCTATGCACGCAAATCAATGGAAATGACTCATCGGTGGCTTAAGCGCTGCTGCGATCGTTTTGATAGTACAGAAGGTTTATATGGATATAATCAGACACTTTTCCCGATTGTTCAAGGAAGTACCTTTAAAGATCTCCGTAAACAATCTGCAGAAACGATTGCTTCTTTTGAACGTGAAGGAAATGCGATCGGTGGTTTATCAGTAGGTGAACCGGCTCCGGAGATGTATGAAATGACAGAACTGGTATGTAATATTTTACCAAAGGCCAAACCTCGTTACTTAATGGGTGTGGGTACGCCAATGAATATTTTAGAGTGTATAGCATTAGGTGTTGACATGTTTGATTGTGTGATGCCTACTCGTAATGCCCGTAATGGTATGTTGTTTACCCAACACGGTATCATCAATATTAAGAATGAAAAGTGGAAGAACGATTTTTCGCCGATAGATGAAACCAGCGACCTGTATGCTGACCAGGTTTATACAAAAGCTTATTTAAGGCATTTATTGCAATCTAAGGAGATTTTAGGTGCGCAAATCGCAACCTTACATAATTTGCATTTTTATTTGTGGTTAGTAAAAGAAGCTAGAAAACATATTATTCAAGGAGATTTTATTCAATGGAAGAATAAAATGGTTGTTGATATGGGAAAAAGATTATAAATTTGAATATTCATTTATTGAATCTGTTTTCAATATTTGAATATTCAAATTATGAATACAGATTTTGAATTTAGCCATTTAAGGGTTGCCCGGGAGCAATTAGGTTTAACACAAAAAGAGGCTGCTAATGCCTCTGGAATTAGCCAAAGGGACATTTCACAGCTGGAATCGGGGCTTAAGAAGTTCTTTCCGCTTGAATACATCCTATTTTTGAATATTAATAACGTAAATTTGAATATTCTGTTTTCGAATAATTTGAATATTCAAAATTTGATTCAAGATAGATTAGGTAGTATTCGCTCCATTGATCCTGTTTCTATTCAATTTGACTATTCAATATTCAAAAAAGCTAGAGAAAAGGCCGGTTTTACCCAAAAACAGGCTTCAGATAGATCCGGCCTCTCCCAACGTGATATTTCACAGTTAGAGGCCGGTTTAAAGAAGTTTATTCCATTCCAATTCATTAGCTACCTTATTCTTATCAAGGCTGATTTGAATGAAATATTCAAGTATTCAACGAATATTGCTTCTACTCCTGTTTCCAGTACGATTAACGACCAATCTTTACCCAAAAAGCCTGATTTTCCGGTTAAAAACAAAGCCCCTGAGAATAGCTTATTTGACAGTACTCCTGCCATTGGTAAGGAATATTCTACGCATAAAGCCTCTGAAAATTCACCTGAATCAACCATTGAAATATCGGAAAGTAAGGTCCAACCAGTCAATATTTTAACCACTGAAAATATACAGGTAAAAGAACCGGAAATTACTCCTGAAATTCCAGTAAAAGCGGCTACTGTTAAATCCAGTATTGCCGACACTCCTCCTGCTATTAAAAAGAGTAAAACTGCGAATGGAATTGCTGTGGTAAATAAACATGTAGTCAAAGGCTATATCCAACAATTGGATAAAAGAGATTTTATCGGTTCTCTACCTGAATTATCAATTCCGGGACTAGAAGCTGGCGATTTTAGAGCTTTTGAAATTACTGGCCGTGAAATGGAACCTTTATTTTTTGAAGGCGACCTTGTAATAGGAGTTAAATTGGATGACTTTAACGAGATTAAGAACAATCACTTATACATCATCGTAAACGACAAAAGAATCATTATTCGCCGGATTATCAATTGTATTAAGGCTTCGGCTGAACTAATATTGCTCACCGATAACGAAACCGTTGCAAATGAGGTGCAGAAAATAGCTGCAGTGAAGGAAGTTTGGGAATTTAACTTAAAAATTACGGCTTCAGTTGATCAGTTGAAAAACAGCTTTAATGAGCTCTATTTCCAACTTTTAAAGATTCAAAAAGATCTGGATATCATAAAAAGCAAGCTTTAGCCTAAATCAATTAGCGTTAAATCATTAACCTTTGTGAAATGCATCGGTATAATTCATGATTAACTATTAAATTTGCCACT from Solitalea canadensis DSM 3403 encodes:
- a CDS encoding helix-turn-helix transcriptional regulator; the encoded protein is MNTDFEFSHLRVAREQLGLTQKEAANASGISQRDISQLESGLKKFFPLEYILFLNINNVNLNILFSNNLNIQNLIQDRLGSIRSIDPVSIQFDYSIFKKAREKAGFTQKQASDRSGLSQRDISQLEAGLKKFIPFQFISYLILIKADLNEIFKYSTNIASTPVSSTINDQSLPKKPDFPVKNKAPENSLFDSTPAIGKEYSTHKASENSPESTIEISESKVQPVNILTTENIQVKEPEITPEIPVKAATVKSSIADTPPAIKKSKTANGIAVVNKHVVKGYIQQLDKRDFIGSLPELSIPGLEAGDFRAFEITGREMEPLFFEGDLVIGVKLDDFNEIKNNHLYIIVNDKRIIIRRIINCIKASAELILLTDNETVANEVQKIAAVKEVWEFNLKITASVDQLKNSFNELYFQLLKIQKDLDIIKSKL